The Camelina sativa cultivar DH55 chromosome 16, Cs, whole genome shotgun sequence sequence CATTTGGGATAAGATCATGAGAGTTAGGAGCAGTCACATTATCTCTTGACTTAGTCTACCTCAAATATTGCACATTTCTACTTAATTAACATATACTATGGAACTGCTCATCGTAATCTTTCAACACCAATATAcaagaattcaaaatttatgtaGTTAGAGTTTCAATATCTACCTAAAATCAGAACAATTTGACATTCTTTATATGTCCGACAATTGCAAACTATTCGTCCCGGACAACAATGGCTTCCAATTCAGCCACCTATATTGATTATGTCACGGTTATTAACCTCACAGATTCATGTGAACTCCTAATAATTATTGAACCGGCCCAGGACTTGAGATAACCCACACTAGTTCTATCTCTTTTTAGTTCTGATCTGTCTTTACTAAAGGTTTCTATGTATTCCAAAAATGTAGTCATGTAGAAAAATTTCAAAACGAAATCTCAATAACTAATGGTCTTATCATATGAGAGAGTGTTATGACTAGCTCAAAAGTCTTCTCACAACAAATTCTTTGTCTCCCAAGAAACTCGGCCTCACACTCAAATTAAGGGCTTTTGATTACATATTGTGACAGAGAAGTTTATCAATATGTGATTCTAAATTTTCACTCGCATGAAAGATTAGGCCCTTTTTGAGTATATATCACATTACTTTGAAGGTTTAGTTATAATCCTGTAATTCCTTAACTAAGTTGATGTCTCGTAAAAAATTCATTCCTACTTACATATTTCAAGGTTGGACTTCACTTACCAAGTTTCTTTTTAGGAGACGTATCTTTTTATATTGTCTAGTCGTTAATTAATGTCATAATTAAGAGATCGAACGTCTTACACGTTTTAAATCAAAACCCctaaatattaattagtaaatCATGCGCCAATGTTTCGCTATGGATTCTCATGACCAACATTGTGTGCCGAAAACGACTAGATACATACATTAGCAAATGAGAATGCAGATGATGGTGACTATAATAGTACAATAATAACATATAGTCCAATGAAATGCATGAAACTCAACATGATGGTATATGTGTATTATTGTCATGTCTATGATGAATGGTGATTCTTGTTCCTCGTATCAATTCACACGTGAATCCCACAACTAGTAAAAGGAGATGTGAAAATTCTTGTAAAAATAACTTCATATATTATTTCTGTTATCGTCGATGATGTAATCAACCACTAGGATAAGTgggtcacaatttttttttttttttatatagtcaaatttcaaaatgatAATGTCATTCGGAAAATCTAATCGACTGAAATATTAGCCATATGTATTAGAGTCAATATATATGACAATATGTACAATCGCGAACGTACGTAATGACATTATTATGTgaaatatatatgcatatgttaGTCATAAACGTGGGAAATGGAGtatctctttatcaaaaaagaaaaaaaagaaagaaagaaagaaatggagTATAATCATGTAAATGTCACGACACAAATGAGTTCTCACCCGCAcaaaatgataataaatttggaaattggaatttttatttctcCATGTAGACAAGTTTTAGCCGGTAGTTTTCTACTTTCAACTTTCTAAAAAGTCAATACAAAATCGCGAGATACCATATATAACATTTCAACAATGGTAACTTGAGTAATTTCTGGGTCACGAAACCAAATAGCCAGCACTTTTGGATAGCGAAAAAACTTTTGAAGATAAGAGAAAAAGCTTACCCTTGAATAATAGTGAAGCTAGGAAATGGACGAAAGTGTCGCTTCTGGTCAGATCGTTGGTGTAAGGTAGGGCGAATGAGCGAATTCTTGAGTGGGGATCTGTCTATAGGTATTCCCAAAAATGCAGTCCTGGCGGATCTATGGAGAAAAGGGAACTGGAGATTACCATCTGCAAGGTCGGAGACCCAAGTTAGTTATCAAGCTGAATTATCGGCTCTACAACTAACGGAGGAAGAAGACTCTCATACCTGGTGGATTAATGATCGAGTGAAGGACAGTCACTCAACCGGTAGGATCTGTTCAGCGCTAGGTGAAGAGTTGCCTTCGGTGCCGTGGCATAAGATTGTTTGGACCTCCGGAGGAATCcccaaacacaattttttaactTGGTTGGTTGTATTGAACAGGTGCCCAACTCGTGACCGACTTTTGCAATGGGGATTGCAGGTTGACTCCCGCTGTTTACTCTGCGCGATTGGATCTGAAAGCCGTGATCATCTTTTCTTCAACTGCCCATACAGCTGGTCGCTATGGAGCAAGATCTCTCGCCGCTGCAACCATAACTCTGCACCTTCCTGGACTGGAACAATAAACTGTCTCATCAACTACAAAGGCTCCCGTGAAGCAAGGAAACTCCTACTAATCGCCTGGCAGGCACTGATATACTTCCTTTGGACTGAACGGAATCACAGGTTGCATTGGAACTGTTTTAAGCCAGCTGATCATCTCCTCCATCAGGTTAATCAGCTTGTGCGAAACAGAGCCCTTAGCTTCCGTGATTCCAACCCAACTCTCACCTCCACTCTGCTTGGCCTCTGGTTCGCTGGATCGCACAACTGAAAGGAAtgttacaaaaccctaatctctcgaCCTTTTGCGATNNNNNNNNNNNNNNNNNNNNNNNNNNNNNNNNNNNNNNNNNNNNNNNNNNNNNNNNNNNNNNNNNNNNNNNNNNNNNNNNNNNNNNNNNNNNNNNNNNNNNNNNNNNNNNNNNNNNNNNNNNNNNNNNNNNNNNNNNNNNNNNNNNNNNNNNNNNNNNNNNNNNNNNNNNNNNNNNNNNNNNNNNNNNNNNNNNNNNNNNNNNNNNNNNNNNNNNNNNNNNNNNNNNNNNNNNNNNNNNNNNNNNNNNNNNNNNNNNNNNNNNNNNNNNNNNNNNNNNNNNNNNNNNNNNNNNNNNNNNNNNNNNNNNNNNNNNNNNNNNNNNNNNNNNNNNNNNNNNNNNNNNNNNNNNNNNNNNNNNNNGTCTCATCAACTACAAAGGCTCCCGTGAAGCAAGGAAACTCCTACTAATCGCCTGGCAGGCACTGATATACTTCCTTTGGACTGAACGGAATCACAGGTTGCATCGGAACTGTTTTAAGCCAGCTGATCATCTCCTCCATCAGGTTGATCAGCTTGTGCGAAACAGAGCCCTTAGCTTCCGTGATTCCAACCCAACTCTCACCTCCACTCTGCTTGGCCTCTGGTTCGCTGGATCGCACAACTGAAAGGAAtgttacaaaaccctaatctctcgaCCTTTTGCGATTTCACCGAAGAGTCATCTCTCACCATTCAATGGAAGAAGACAAAGGTGGTTTGAAACGGTTTAATTGCTACCCGTTTTCTTTTGGTTCAATCGTAACTATCATGGTTCACTTCTGGTTCATTTCTGGTTCCTTCTCAATGGGTATTTTGTAATCGATTATATCTAACTGGGCTTCCAGTATTGAGCTCTCTAGCCCTGTAAACATTTTACGTCTCTGCTTTTCAATTTGAAtgccctttaaaaaaaaaaaaaaaacaatggtattccgaatatgaaaaaaaaaaatatatatttaacatgaCTCGTGccattattaactttttttttgggttatcaAAATTGAAGTGATGATTGTAACGAAAAAAAGTAATATAGAAGTGATGATGTAAGAGgaaaaatatcataatcaaTGATTTGTTAGCGATGTTTTTAGGTatctataatataaatttaaattcaaatttcactatgattttttttttgacggcatcatgatttacaaaatttcttttttcttttaaaaaaactctaattaaaaaagttcCAAAACCTATATATAATTCTGATtaactctgaaaaaaaaaaaaaagtcgcaaagaaaatatatgaacataaAAGACGAATGGGGAGAGATATGTTAAGAATGACATGAGTTTCACTCTCAATCCAAAAGACAGACCAATCAACGAACAAAACCCATTTAATCTGATTGATTCATTTAGGCCACGTCTGTCCCCCTGAGGTGCAGGGCACGAGTCGTCGTCGTCTCTCCATcgatctctcatcttcttcttttctccgaaacttcgttttttttttaaatttgagttcgtgtttttttgtttcccctttCTCAGACCCAAAAATTAGGGTTCAGTTTTATAGCAACAAGGCTCCGTCGTTGTATATAGTCGAAAAGGTTAGTTCAATTGTCTTCAAAATCTTTGCTCAGTTCGATTCTTAAATTCGTGGGTCGTGCTCAAAATTTCGAATTGGTCGATGCTAAATCCAAACCTAGCAAGCacgattagttttttttctttttcaattgaAGTTTTCCGATTTGGTAGATTTctatattaactttatatttcaGGTTCAGACATATGATCGTTTCTAGGTTTCTTTGCGTATATGTAGTGAATAGTTTTATGAAAGTTCCacttttgttttgagttttatgttACCTAATTTAAGTGTTTTGCATCTTCTCTGCTTATAGGTGGTTTTAGCTATATGGGTATCTGCAACTGGAACTACGAATACTCTTCATAACTGATGCTTTGAAACCCTTTTGGTACTAGTTCATGCGTTCCACGTATGTACAGCAGCAGCATAAGAAAGGAATGGGAGAGAATCGTCAGATTAGATCACGTTCTTGGAATAGAATGCCAACTAAAAGATGCAGGGCAAATGGGATTAGGGAGGAGTTTATTGTGGTTGACGATGATGAGGTTATCATTCTTGATTTTCCCGAGTCATCTAAAAGCAATGCTTCTGGCACTTCAAGAACTGGGAATAAGTCTATTATGCAGAGAGTGATTAGtattgacgatgatgatgatgatgatgatgaggaggaggtgGATGAGACAGAAAATGTTCATAAAGCTGGGAGTAGTTCAAGTGGTAACCCTCTTGCGGGTAACTTGCAAACATCTGCGGAAGTGGATAATGATGATTGCCAATTCATTCAAGAAAAATGTGCTAGTTTTAGATTTACAAAATGCAACCAGCCTTTCTCTACAATGCCCTCTTCTGGAATTCGATTTGGTTTAGGTTCTGATACTGACAGTGACTTTTCCGACAGCGACGGTTCTGATTGTGAGATTTTAGAAGGGTCTCATAGAGAGGTCCGCGAGCAGTGGGAACGCGCAGCtttcttgaaaaaaatgaagaaacctGGTAAAGCTGGTCTGAGTGAGGAGGCCAGTACATCAAATCTCCACTGTGACACTAATTTCAGGCCTGATCTTGAAAGGAGAACTGAACAACATGATCAAGCATCGTTCTTCTCTGCTGCCAGAAATCCAGATGGTAAAAAAGCTGGTCTGAATGAGGAGGCTTGTCCTTCAAATCTCCACTTTGACACTAGAAATCCAGATGGTGGTAAAGAAAcctcttttactttctttggAACCGATGATAGAATTCCTGATATGGCGGCTAACTTTGGCTCGGTGGAGAAAGACAACAGAGCTAAAAACAGTGCTAATTCTAGTTTTTTCAATGAAGAGGATTTTCAGGGACCATCCCCACTGTCACCCGAAATACGAGTTGAACATGAAAGGTTTGATACACCATCAAGTCATTTTACTTCGTCAAATGAACCGATAGATCAAACTAGTTTCAAAAAAGTTGTAGAACAGCCAAACAAAGTTCAAGTTCAATGTGAAACTTCACAGTCGCCAGAAGAGAATCCAAAGAAAAACACCACATATCAACCTCATACCaaggaagttgaagaagaagaagacgcctTAAAATTTTCTCCGCCACAGACTTCTGCTGGGGATGGAGTTACAACGCAAAGTAATGGAGCCAGGGGTGAGCACGGGATCTCGAGTTTAGATCAATCAAGAGAACCGATCATTGATCCTATTCCATCTACAAGTGGACAAGTGCAAAGTAGTGACGGTACAGCTCCTGTAGTCGATGTCATGCTTAACAGAGAAATGTTAAAGGAGACTGATGAATACAAgaaagcacaagaagaagaatgggaGTCCAGGCAACGACAATTACAAATCCAGGTTTGACCACACTCTGCTCAAACTTCTGAAACTCCCgttaattattgaaaatttgcCACTGGTGATATAGACTTTTAAGTGTTTCTTTCACCTTCAAAGAACCTATTCATCATAGTTTCTGTCTGCTGAATTATATTGTGCCCTGTTACAGGCAGAAGAAGCTCAGAAGCAACGTAAGAGAAGAAAGTTAGAGAACACGCGACAGTTGGAGATGGAAAGAAGGCAAAAGGAGAGGGTAGAGGAAGTGAGAGAGACACTGAAGAAGGTTTTCTACTCTTCCTCAGTGATTGCTCCTCTGAACAATGCATTGATTTGTTGCTAACACTCATTTTGGTTTTCCATCTCCAAATCACAGGATGAAGAAAGCATGAACATGAAGGAGAAAGTCCGTGCAGAATTAACCAAATCACTTAAACAGCTGGAAATCAGGAGCTTGAACATGGCATCGCTGCTTCGAGGCTTAGGGATTCATGTTGGTGGCGGGACATCTCCTCTGCCAGATGAGGTTAGCCTGATTCTATCTTTACAGTTAGTGTTAACTGCTTTTGTATTCGCATATCATGATCGAAACCATTGTAAAATTTAGGTACATGCAGCGTACAAACGAGCTGTATTAAAATTTCATCCGGACAGAGCATCAAGAGGTGACATTAAACAGCAAgttgaagcagaagaaaaatTCAAGCTTATTGTACGCATGAAGGACAAATTTTGAGCTTATTGCTCGCTAACATTGACCAACGAAGAAGAAATGTtatgaaaatcattttttttgtttcttagaaGGGATAATTCtctgtaaattagtttttttgattatccaacagaaacaacaaaattgtgTTGGTAGGTTTGAAAAAGGGAATAATAGAGGCACTGGTATCAACGTCTTCTCTTCTTGCCTTTGCCTTTACCAAGTTGTCCAGATTTGAAAGCATGTTCTTGTTCCTGAAGAAAAGCCCAATTTTTGCCATGTTTCTCTGCTCTCTCTTGTTCATGCACAGCCTTCTCTTTTGCTTTAACAGTGCTCATGAACTCGTTGTCTTTGCGAAGCTCACGCACTGCTCCTTTGGCCTCCTGTTTCAACTTTCTCTTCAACTTTTTGACGTCAGAACGGTACTTGTCTGGATCGTAATCCCTGCCTTGAACAAAGCTGCACAACAATTGTATACAACCCGTTACAGAGATCATCCTATGTGGCCTCTGTAATTATAAACTGAGTGAGAGTGAATGCAAGTGGGACTTACTTCTCTTCAAATTTGGGATTGACCATTTTGATGGGTACTGGCTTATGCTTACGCATAGAGAGTGGTTTGCGTTCCTTGTGATGCTCTTCGGTTTTCGTTTCGATGAGCTTTGCGACATCCTCTAATTTATCCTTGAGAGTTTGTGGGATATTTTCTTGGTTCCCAATTTGGTGTAATAAAGTTGAGATGGGTATGAATATCTCTGGAAAGGAACTCAATCCTCCGTTTATCTCCACAAACCCTCTAAGAGTCTCACATACACTTGAAAGGATGCTTGCTCTGTTGAACCAAAGCCAACATTATTACAATACACACTTTTTGCTGGCTTGGtgtctaaaaaagaaaatagagttCAGAAGTGAGAACATACCTGAAATCATCAGAGCTGAAATATGGAGAGTCTGCTGGCTCATCCATTATCTTTAGGAAGTTCAGAGGCATGACCTCCTTCACGTCGTCTTGTATGCACAGCAATGGAGTCAGCGATTTTAATTCCATGAAATGATAAAACTGTAACAAGATATACCACGGCTTATTAGCCCAGTATTTGATAGAAGTTCAAGATATACGACAGGTCATTCAGCACAACATGAGTTCCATGTAATGATAAAACAGCTGCCTATGCATGTCTTCAATTCTTAGGTACAGTATTGAACATCTATCAATTTAAATCGTAAGCACAATACAAAACTAGGCCTTATTAAATAATGTACCTC is a genomic window containing:
- the LOC104750740 gene encoding uncharacterized protein LOC104750740 translates to MRSTYVQQQHKKGMGENRQIRSRSWNRMPTKRCRANGIREEFIVVDDDEVIILDFPESSKSNASGTSRTGNKSIMQRVISIDDDDDDDDEEEVDETENVHKAGSSSSGNPLAGNLQTSAEVDNDDCQFIQEKCASFRFTKCNQPFSTMPSSGIRFGLGSDTDSDFSDSDGSDCEILEGSHREVREQWERAAFLKKMKKPGKAGLSEEASTSNLHCDTNFRPDLERRTEQHDQASFFSAARNPDGKKAGLNEEACPSNLHFDTRNPDGGKETSFTFFGTDDRIPDMAANFGSVEKDNRAKNSANSSFFNEEDFQGPSPLSPEIRVEHERFDTPSSHFTSSNEPIDQTSFKKVVEQPNKVQVQCETSQSPEENPKKNTTYQPHTKEVEEEEDALKFSPPQTSAGDGVTTQSNGARGEHGISSLDQSREPIIDPIPSTSGQVQSSDGTAPVVDVMLNREMLKETDEYKKAQEEEWESRQRQLQIQAEEAQKQRKRRKLENTRQLEMERRQKERVEEVRETLKKDEESMNMKEKVRAELTKSLKQLEIRSLNMASLLRGLGIHVGGGTSPLPDEVHAAYKRAVLKFHPDRASRGDIKQQVEAEEKFKLIVRMKDKF